The proteins below come from a single Alligator mississippiensis isolate rAllMis1 chromosome 2, rAllMis1, whole genome shotgun sequence genomic window:
- the RPS3A gene encoding small ribosomal subunit protein eS1: MAVGKNKRLTKGGKKGAKKKVVDPFSKKDWYDVKAPAMFNIRNIGKTLVTRTQGTKIASDGLKGRVFEVSLADLQNDEVAFRKFKLITEDVQGKNCLTNFHGMDLTRDKMCSMVKKWQTMIEAHVDVKTTDGYLLRLFCVGFTKKRNNQIRKTSYAQHQQVRQIRKKMMEIMTREVQTNDLKEVVNKLIPDSIGKDIEKACQSIYPLHDVYVRKVKMLKKPKFELGKLMELHGEGGGAGKPSGDEAGTKVERADGYEPPVQESV, encoded by the exons ATGGCGGTTGGCAAGAACAAGCGGCTCACCAAGGGCGGCAAGAAAGGCGCCAAGAAGAAAGT GGTCGATCCCTTCTCAAAGAAGGATTGGTACGATGTCAAGGCACCAGCAATGTTTAATATCAGAAACATTGGGAAGACACTCGTCACCAGGACCCAAGGAACCA AAATTGCCTCTGATGGACTTAAGGGGCGTGTATTTGAAGTGAGTCTTGCTGATCTGCAGAATGATGAAGTTGCCTTCCGTAAATTCAAGCTGATTACTGAAGATGTCCAGGGCAAAAACTGTCTGACCAACTTCCATGGAATGGACTTAACACGTGACAAAATGTGCTCCATGGTCAAGAAGTGGCAG ACAATGATTGAAGCCCATGTTGACGTCAAAACTACCGATGGCTATCTACTGCGCCTTTTCTGTGTTGGTTTTACCAAGAAGCGTAACAACCAGATCCGTAAAACCTCATATGCCCAGCACCAGCAGGTCCGCCAAATCCGCAAGAAGATGATGGAAATTATGACTCGAGAGGTGCAAACTAATGACCTGAAAGAAGTTGTCAACAAGCT GATCCCAGACAGCATTGGCAAAGATATAGAAAAGGCTTGTCAGTCCATTTACCCTCTTCATGATGTGTATGTCCGCAAAGTCAAGATGCTGAAGAAGCCCAAGTTTGAGT tgggCAAGCTGATGGAACTGCATGGTGAAGGTGGCGGTGCTGGAAAGCCTTCTGGGGATGAGGCAGGCACCAAAGTAGAGCGAGCCGACGGATATGAGCCCCCCGTGCAAGAGTCTGTCTAA